In one window of Vulpes vulpes isolate BD-2025 chromosome 1, VulVul3, whole genome shotgun sequence DNA:
- the LOC112931276 gene encoding Friend virus susceptibility protein 1-like, producing MAERALALTQIGRGDRYYTYTELLAISRRFKQNPNELMITWILRVYDQGGPALSLNSGELALLGDLTSDAIFNYHCKTLRGGCKTLLTWLLLAWRQRWESFLHFEATELPFRPWTTMEEGIQLVRELGMLDWIYREPPSPPAADQGPRPAPEDVPFTQGLQRRLLTAAPSELRLSLVSLLVKGMTVLEAVMEIQTIADVGLLWRQSQPGRAKLMLGPNPTRKDLMGWLLSHGVPKERVDKQPTKVLLELYIKEAKRSRSHPAYMLGEEQPPPPPYSDQACGEEPPVPVRHD from the coding sequence ATGGCCGAGAGAGCCCTGGCGCTTACCCAGATAGGGCGGGGGGACCGTTACTACACATACACCGAGCTCCTGGCCATCTCGCGGCGCTTCAAACAGAACCCCAATGAGCTCATGATTACCTGGATCCTGCGGGTGTATGACCAGGGAGGCCCAGCCCTGTCCCTGAATTCTGGAGAGCTGGCCCTGCTGGGTGACCTGACCAGCGATGCCATCTTCAACTACCACTGTAAGACCCTGCGGGGTGGCTGCAAGACACTGCTCACCTGGCTGCTGCTGGCCTGGCGCCAGCGCTGGGAATCCTTCCTGCACTTCGAGGCCACCGAGCTGCCCTTCCGCCCCTGGACCACCATGGAGGAGGGCATCCAGCTGGTGAGGGAGCTGGGCATGCTTGACTGGATCTACCGTGAGCCACCGTCACCTCCTGCAGCAGATCAGGGGCCCAGGCCTGCGCCCGAGGATGTTCCCTTCACACAGGGCCTCCAGCGGCGCCTGCTGACAGCCGCACCCTCTGAGCTGCGGCTCTCACTGGTCAGCCTGCTGGTCAAGGGCATGACGGTGCTGGAGGCGGTGATGGAGATCCAGACCATCGCCGATGTGGGCCTGCTCTGGCGCCAGAGCCAGCCAGGCCGAGCCAAGCTCATGTTGGGGCCCAACCCAACACGCAAAGATCTCATGGGCTGGCTGCTGAGCCATGGCGTGCCCAAGGAGAGGGTGGACAAGCAGCCCACCAAGGTCCTCCTGGAGCTGTACATTAAAGAGGCCAAGCGCAGCCGCAGCCACCCTGCCTACATGCTGGGGGAGGAgcagcccccaccaccccc